A region from the uncultured Draconibacterium sp. genome encodes:
- a CDS encoding M20/M25/M40 family metallo-hydrolase, which produces MNTKLLLSIVCVAIAFFSAAQKKELQTITESDLKAHLEFVAGDNLQGRDFFTDVPGLEITAEYLKAQCRKMGIPSAFDCYFQPVEMIALTPDPEQTQLSLIDSTSVISYQTKDIFAMGGPAKSDTISGNILFAGYGWYNEETKYNDTKDLDMKGKIVLIMTRNIEQVKAGEDPNTDIEMKKMARAMMGGARAVVLMNDPMNPNVEYLESIRKYVTGGSLQLKGGKSSFQLPIRVIFGNEELADKMLAESGKTLAELQKEINESESPKSFDITEQEVEIMLVKKRDTIVGKNVVAIVEGSDPELKNECVVFTAHYDHLGTDGEGGVYNGADDNGTGTVALLEIAEAFQSMKKKPRRSIVFAWVTAEEKGLLGSDYYSQNPALPLENTLLDINLDMVGRSAEKEPQEVEENEKSLAGPDGLYIVSGKQSSELLKISNEVCEQFGLIPRDELTQAFLMRSDYFHFYKNGVPILGLSTGLHADYHEITDELDKIDYLKMKRVAQYAFTVAYKVANQKKRLEVDKPVK; this is translated from the coding sequence ATGAACACCAAACTTCTTCTTTCCATCGTATGTGTGGCTATTGCTTTTTTTTCTGCTGCACAAAAAAAAGAGCTGCAAACCATTACTGAAAGTGATTTGAAAGCACACCTTGAATTTGTGGCAGGTGACAATTTGCAAGGCCGCGATTTTTTTACCGATGTTCCGGGCCTGGAAATTACCGCCGAATACCTGAAAGCACAATGCCGGAAAATGGGAATACCATCGGCTTTCGATTGCTATTTTCAACCGGTAGAAATGATTGCCCTTACCCCCGATCCGGAACAAACTCAGTTGAGCTTAATTGATAGTACCAGTGTTATCAGCTACCAAACCAAAGATATTTTTGCAATGGGAGGACCCGCAAAAAGCGATACCATTTCGGGCAATATACTTTTTGCCGGTTATGGGTGGTACAACGAAGAAACAAAATACAACGACACAAAAGACCTGGATATGAAAGGCAAAATTGTGTTGATAATGACCCGAAATATTGAGCAGGTTAAAGCAGGTGAAGACCCGAATACTGATATTGAAATGAAGAAAATGGCAAGGGCTATGATGGGAGGGGCCAGGGCCGTGGTTTTGATGAACGACCCAATGAACCCCAATGTGGAGTACCTTGAAAGCATCAGGAAATATGTAACCGGCGGAAGTTTGCAGCTAAAAGGAGGGAAAAGTTCTTTTCAACTGCCCATTAGGGTAATTTTTGGCAACGAAGAACTGGCTGATAAAATGTTGGCGGAATCGGGAAAAACGTTGGCTGAACTGCAAAAAGAGATAAATGAAAGCGAAAGTCCAAAATCGTTTGATATTACTGAGCAGGAAGTTGAAATAATGCTGGTTAAAAAACGAGACACCATTGTTGGTAAAAATGTGGTGGCTATTGTTGAAGGCAGCGATCCTGAGTTGAAGAACGAATGTGTAGTTTTTACGGCCCATTACGATCATCTGGGAACCGATGGCGAAGGTGGTGTATATAATGGCGCTGATGATAATGGTACCGGCACTGTTGCATTGTTAGAAATAGCCGAAGCTTTTCAGAGTATGAAAAAGAAACCCCGGCGCAGCATTGTTTTTGCCTGGGTAACTGCCGAAGAAAAGGGCTTGCTTGGATCGGATTATTACTCGCAAAACCCCGCCTTGCCATTAGAAAATACCTTGCTGGATATTAACCTCGACATGGTTGGTCGCTCGGCCGAAAAAGAGCCGCAAGAGGTGGAAGAGAACGAAAAAAGCCTGGCCGGCCCCGATGGCTTATATATTGTTTCAGGAAAACAAAGTAGCGAATTGTTGAAAATCAGCAACGAAGTTTGTGAACAGTTCGGGCTGATTCCCCGCGATGAGCTTACACAGGCCTTTCTTATGCGTAGCGATTATTTCCATTTTTACAAGAATGGCGTTCCTATTCTTGGCCTTTCCACCGGATTACATGCCGATTACCACGAGATTACCGATGAACTGGATAAAATTGATTACCTTAAAATGAAGCGGGTTGCGCAGTATGCATTTACTGTTGCTTATAAAGTGGCCAACCAGAAAAAACGTTTGGAGGTGGATAAACCGGTAAAATAA
- a CDS encoding M20/M25/M40 family metallo-hydrolase: protein MLIRKTVLIYFIFLTLVVAVQAQHQALSKIDTVDLKAHLSFIASDDLQGRSLGTAVNGLEITANYLSNNALKMGLLPAAENYFQQVPLFYTPLNKQSFVKVSNEKGKLVYQSHELVKIDRNLGICSFAEETVVFVGFGENIETYDLKNRLVVVAQGNAESYLKNQSFAWENRKERSKISLILEQEPKAMLILTNPNDKDNKTFAQIQRWFNRPAYSLELQKKEQQPAVLLSTPKVADALLGKKGAYAKYLKNVARGEKTLVEVEGKLSLSAGEAPEQIDAKNVVAYIEGSDPVLKDEYIVFMAHYDHIGMDKNGEVFNGADDNGSGTVAIMEVAEAFSSLHEKPKRSIVFLWVTCEEIGHLGSRYYCDNPVFPLEKTVAAINLDMVGRVYDGPRDNVWKNSPKKVKDFDGLYTLSNNIWPQLATINAEKCAELKLVPDTSLPKDPFLRASDHYHFHKNGVPVLNYATGYHADYHKIGDEVEKINFEKIKRVADLCFLVGFKIANLEDIGCQSINSNSKK from the coding sequence ATGTTAATACGTAAAACGGTGCTTATTTATTTTATCTTTTTAACGCTTGTTGTGGCTGTACAAGCTCAGCATCAGGCTTTATCAAAAATTGATACGGTTGATTTAAAAGCCCACCTGAGTTTTATCGCCTCCGACGACTTACAGGGAAGAAGTTTAGGAACAGCTGTAAATGGTTTGGAAATTACTGCGAACTATCTGTCCAATAATGCTTTGAAAATGGGATTGCTGCCTGCTGCAGAAAACTATTTTCAGCAGGTGCCCCTTTTTTACACACCACTTAATAAACAATCATTTGTTAAAGTAAGCAATGAAAAGGGCAAGCTGGTTTATCAATCGCATGAATTGGTGAAGATTGACAGGAATTTAGGCATTTGTAGTTTTGCCGAAGAAACTGTTGTTTTTGTTGGCTTTGGCGAAAATATTGAAACGTATGACTTAAAAAATAGGCTGGTTGTAGTTGCACAGGGCAATGCTGAATCGTATTTAAAAAACCAATCGTTTGCTTGGGAAAACCGAAAAGAACGAAGCAAGATAAGTTTGATTTTGGAGCAGGAACCCAAAGCTATGCTTATACTCACCAATCCTAACGACAAAGACAATAAAACTTTCGCCCAGATACAAAGATGGTTCAACCGTCCGGCGTATAGTCTTGAATTACAGAAAAAAGAACAGCAGCCAGCGGTGTTATTAAGTACGCCAAAAGTAGCCGATGCCTTATTAGGCAAAAAGGGTGCCTATGCCAAATACCTGAAAAACGTTGCCCGGGGTGAAAAAACTTTGGTTGAGGTGGAAGGAAAGCTTAGCCTGAGCGCCGGTGAAGCGCCTGAACAAATAGATGCAAAAAATGTAGTGGCATACATCGAAGGTTCCGACCCGGTATTAAAAGATGAATACATTGTTTTTATGGCGCATTACGATCATATCGGAATGGATAAAAATGGCGAAGTTTTTAATGGTGCCGACGACAACGGATCGGGAACAGTTGCCATTATGGAAGTTGCTGAGGCCTTTTCTTCACTGCATGAGAAACCCAAACGAAGCATTGTTTTTTTGTGGGTCACCTGCGAAGAAATTGGACATTTGGGTTCCCGTTATTATTGCGATAACCCGGTTTTTCCGCTCGAAAAAACGGTGGCTGCCATAAATCTTGATATGGTTGGACGTGTTTACGACGGTCCGCGCGATAATGTTTGGAAAAACTCACCCAAAAAGGTAAAAGACTTTGATGGTTTGTACACTTTAAGCAACAATATCTGGCCACAATTGGCCACAATAAATGCCGAAAAATGTGCGGAGTTAAAACTGGTGCCCGATACCAGTTTGCCAAAAGATCCGTTTTTGCGTGCCAGCGATCATTACCATTTTCATAAAAACGGGGTGCCTGTTTTAAATTACGCCACCGGATATCATGCCGATTACCATAAAATAGGTGATGAGGTAGAAAAGATTAACTTTGAAAAAATTAAACGCGTAGCTGACCTTTGTTTTCTGGTAGGCTTTAAAATTGCTAACCTCGAAGATATCGGCTGTCAGTCAATAAATTCTAATAGTAAAAAATGA
- a CDS encoding M48 family metalloprotease, whose protein sequence is MRTLKSLSIVVLIVSLVLLIPSCAVNPVTGKSQLMFMSEEQEVALGTQYDPTVISTFGLYNDDALLDFITEKGNEMGKISHRPNLQYHFRVLDSPVVNAFAVPGGYIYLTRGILAQFNNEAELMGVLGHEMGHITARHTAQQQTRQQISQVALAAGMIASPEVAQFANEAMAAMQLLFLSFSRANEREADRLGVEYSSKIGYDSHKMADFFDVLNKMQMGSSHAGVPTWMSTHPDPGDRNVAVHQSTEEWHTKLPQQSYAINTNTYLQLIDGLVYGEDPRQGFVEDNMFYHPDLKFQFPIPTGWTLVNSPMQVQIVPEDQNAAMIFELSQEKTADAAAQKTISDLQLTLLEKNNVQVNGLNAVAAMSQQVSQNQSGQEQVLKLLSYFIEKDGNVYAFHGLALDEQFNNFQPAFTSTMQNFTTLTNPAKLNIQPDRIKVISIRSASVSLEAAFDYYKVPKDKYNEMALLNNRELNDELKRGDMIKILAK, encoded by the coding sequence ATGAGAACATTAAAATCACTTTCTATCGTTGTTTTAATCGTTTCGTTAGTACTGCTAATCCCATCGTGTGCAGTAAATCCGGTAACCGGAAAATCGCAACTTATGTTTATGTCGGAAGAACAGGAAGTTGCATTGGGAACTCAATACGACCCTACAGTAATTTCAACTTTTGGCCTGTACAATGATGATGCCTTACTGGATTTTATTACAGAAAAAGGTAATGAGATGGGGAAAATTTCGCACCGCCCCAACCTGCAATATCATTTTCGGGTATTAGACTCGCCCGTAGTTAATGCCTTTGCAGTACCTGGCGGTTACATTTATTTAACCCGTGGCATTTTGGCCCAGTTTAATAACGAAGCCGAGCTAATGGGGGTTTTAGGGCACGAAATGGGACACATTACGGCGCGACATACGGCGCAACAACAAACACGACAACAAATTAGCCAGGTAGCCCTTGCTGCCGGAATGATTGCTTCACCTGAAGTAGCACAATTTGCCAATGAAGCAATGGCAGCCATGCAACTATTGTTTTTAAGTTTTAGCCGGGCAAACGAGCGCGAAGCTGATCGTCTGGGTGTTGAATATTCGTCGAAAATTGGTTATGACTCACACAAAATGGCCGACTTTTTTGATGTTTTAAACAAAATGCAAATGGGCAGCAGCCATGCCGGCGTTCCTACATGGATGTCGACTCACCCCGATCCGGGCGATAGAAATGTCGCTGTTCATCAAAGCACCGAAGAGTGGCACACCAAACTTCCACAGCAATCGTATGCTATAAATACCAACACCTATTTACAACTAATTGACGGCTTAGTGTATGGCGAAGATCCGCGCCAGGGTTTTGTTGAGGACAATATGTTTTACCACCCCGATCTAAAATTTCAATTTCCGATACCTACCGGCTGGACATTGGTAAATTCGCCCATGCAGGTGCAAATTGTTCCGGAAGACCAAAATGCGGCAATGATTTTTGAGCTTTCGCAGGAAAAAACAGCCGATGCCGCTGCACAAAAGACAATTTCCGATTTACAACTTACGCTCCTGGAAAAAAATAATGTGCAGGTAAATGGACTTAATGCCGTGGCGGCCATGTCGCAACAGGTATCGCAAAACCAGTCGGGGCAGGAGCAAGTGCTAAAATTACTGTCTTATTTTATCGAAAAAGATGGCAATGTTTATGCTTTTCATGGCCTGGCACTTGACGAGCAGTTTAACAACTTTCAACCCGCTTTTACATCAACCATGCAAAACTTTACCACTTTAACCAATCCGGCAAAACTAAACATTCAACCCGACCGGATTAAAGTTATTTCAATACGCAGTGCCTCGGTCTCATTAGAAGCAGCTTTTGATTATTACAAGGTTCCGAAAGATAAATATAACGAAATGGCCCTGCTAAATAACCGCGAATTAAACGATGAGCTAAAAAGAGGAGATATGATAAAAATTTTAGCGAAATAA
- a CDS encoding pitrilysin family protein — MVDTDYLTHTLKNGIRIIHQQTDSPVGHLGVLINAGSRDEKDDEHGLAHFIEHSVFKGTKKRKAFHVLSRIEGVGGELNAYTTKEETVLYATFLTDYYERTAELLSDILFNSTYPEKEINREKEVVVEEINSYQDSPSELIFDEFEELVFDGHPIARNILGTKERLHAFNRDKIFNFIANNYHTDQMVISSVGNIDFPNLVKMLEKHFGAVEQKFRQSTREMFSGYQPQTKTIVKETFQSHCVIGTTAFDFKDPKRIAMVLLNNVLGGHALNSRLNLALRERRGMAYNVESSYTAYSDTGLFNVYFGTDKENLNKAIALVEKEFNLLRNKKMGAVQLSRAKKQLIGQIAVSTESREDLMLTIGKSYLLFDKVDPLRVVFKKIEAITADEVMDVANIVLDNNKMSTLIYK; from the coding sequence ATGGTTGATACTGATTATCTGACACATACATTAAAAAACGGCATTCGTATAATACACCAGCAAACCGATTCACCTGTTGGACATTTGGGTGTACTGATTAATGCCGGCTCGCGCGATGAAAAAGACGACGAACATGGTCTGGCCCATTTTATCGAACACTCCGTTTTTAAAGGCACAAAAAAGCGAAAAGCCTTTCATGTTTTAAGTCGCATAGAAGGTGTTGGCGGCGAGCTGAACGCTTATACCACAAAGGAAGAAACAGTGCTTTATGCCACTTTTTTAACCGATTATTACGAACGTACGGCCGAGCTGCTGAGCGATATTCTTTTTAACAGCACTTACCCCGAAAAAGAAATAAACCGCGAAAAAGAAGTGGTTGTAGAAGAAATTAATTCGTATCAGGACTCGCCTTCGGAGCTAATTTTTGATGAATTTGAAGAGTTGGTATTTGATGGCCATCCTATTGCCCGAAATATTTTGGGAACAAAAGAACGATTGCATGCCTTTAACCGTGATAAAATTTTCAACTTTATTGCAAACAACTATCACACCGACCAAATGGTGATTAGTTCGGTAGGTAACATCGATTTCCCAAACCTTGTGAAAATGCTGGAGAAACATTTCGGTGCCGTTGAGCAAAAGTTCCGCCAATCAACACGCGAGATGTTTTCAGGCTATCAGCCACAAACAAAAACAATAGTTAAAGAAACCTTTCAGTCGCATTGTGTAATTGGCACTACAGCATTCGATTTTAAAGATCCCAAACGAATTGCAATGGTATTGCTAAATAATGTTTTGGGAGGACATGCACTAAACTCGCGATTAAACCTGGCTTTACGCGAACGACGTGGCATGGCCTACAATGTAGAATCGTCGTACACAGCCTATTCCGATACCGGCTTGTTTAATGTGTATTTTGGCACCGATAAAGAAAACCTGAATAAAGCCATTGCCCTGGTGGAAAAAGAATTCAACCTGCTTCGCAATAAAAAAATGGGAGCCGTTCAGTTAAGTCGGGCAAAAAAGCAGTTAATCGGTCAAATTGCCGTATCAACAGAAAGCCGCGAAGACCTGATGCTAACCATTGGCAAAAGCTATTTGTTGTTTGACAAGGTAGATCCGCTGCGTGTGGTTTTTAAAAAAATTGAGGCTATTACGGCAGATGAGGTTATGGACGTAGCAAATATTGTTTTGGATAACAACAAAATGAGCACCTTGATTTACAAATAA
- a CDS encoding class I SAM-dependent methyltransferase: MNRQKELHQYILNHIDDEDPVLTELDRETNLKVLGARMISGHLQGQVLTMLSKMIRPKYILELGTFTGYSAICLAKGLPHDGKLITVEVDDELELLAKKYFEKAGIAHLVEQKTGPATNIIPTLNYPFDLVFIDADKREYVDYYNLLIDGLKPGAYLIADNTLWSGKVLDEPRHDDHQTLGILAFNKLIKHDKRIEKVMLPLRDGMTVIRKK, encoded by the coding sequence ATGAATAGGCAAAAGGAGCTACACCAGTACATTTTAAATCATATTGATGATGAAGACCCTGTTTTAACTGAACTTGATCGCGAAACAAATTTAAAAGTATTGGGTGCACGCATGATTTCCGGTCATTTACAAGGCCAGGTACTAACTATGCTGTCGAAAATGATTCGTCCAAAATACATTCTTGAACTGGGCACTTTTACCGGATATTCGGCCATTTGCCTGGCAAAGGGATTGCCTCACGACGGGAAACTTATTACCGTTGAAGTAGATGACGAATTGGAACTACTGGCAAAAAAATACTTTGAAAAAGCTGGAATAGCTCATTTGGTAGAACAAAAAACCGGCCCGGCTACCAACATTATCCCAACCCTCAATTACCCGTTCGACCTGGTTTTTATTGATGCCGACAAACGTGAATACGTTGATTATTACAATTTATTGATAGATGGATTAAAACCCGGAGCTTATCTTATTGCCGACAATACCCTCTGGAGTGGCAAAGTGCTTGACGAACCCCGGCATGATGACCACCAGACACTTGGCATTCTGGCATTCAACAAGTTAATAAAACACGATAAACGAATTGAAAAAGTAATGCTACCGCTGCGCGATGGAATGACCGTCATCCGAAAAAAATAA
- a CDS encoding ATP-binding protein — MLTNRNKPMTQEVLDALPDNYYVVNLNRKSIVQTNNKKVKAGTACYAVLFNRTEPCKIKEGQCICQLNFSDNKKNEFYISDETAGSPRHFKVKGSLLKKQLALITVQDQTDFLEQKEAFKQNTKRLQRAEQLAKFGYWEFDVQTEVFTTSLGGKLIYGLEKNEITLEEVRTFNLEAYQDLFDSAMKALIKEGQGFDIPYKIRRKNDNQIRSIRALATYLPARKMAFGIVHDVTDTEKLDIVKRQHQEYLSLLFENMNNAFAQHRVVTNDNGQISDVIVMDVNPSYETLFGIKRENIQNKSIRTFFPDLSDEWVEKFGQVALTGKAEQFIDYFSSLEKFLEISIYSPGQGYFVTSINDVTKRVEAEIELKETKEKAVESDRLKTLFLANMSHEIRTPLNGILGFSNLLSQDGLSNENRLYYGKIIENSGKRLMTIIDDIIDVSMIQSDQIKIDYTEIDVNELLNEIFTVYTKEKAEKLTRIKFKIKPITKDEPCLFYSDKSRLFQVLNNLLDNAFKFTEHGSIEFGVESIDQKQVVFFVKDTGRGIRVDKQDYIFDSFRQAEEGQTRSHEGFGLGLAIVAGIVEKLDGKILLDSVPGKGSVFKIVLPHNRLPKNTTRDEPNRDNVFAHPKMPKKVVSFEDEEISIALLRTVVQRQGYEVINFINAREGIEYLRKNSADLVLMDVKLPDVNGYEATKIIKKEFPDLPVVIQTAYAMADDRKAAFESGCDDLIAKPLTIDAIHRQLHKHLEVKE; from the coding sequence ATGTTAACAAATAGAAACAAACCTATGACGCAGGAGGTATTGGATGCACTTCCTGACAATTATTATGTTGTTAATCTTAATCGTAAATCAATTGTTCAAACCAATAATAAAAAGGTTAAAGCAGGAACAGCTTGTTATGCCGTTTTATTTAACCGAACCGAACCATGCAAAATTAAAGAGGGGCAATGTATTTGTCAGCTAAACTTTTCGGATAACAAGAAAAACGAATTTTATATATCAGACGAAACAGCTGGCTCACCCCGGCATTTTAAAGTTAAAGGCTCGCTGCTAAAAAAACAGCTGGCACTAATAACGGTGCAAGACCAAACCGATTTCCTTGAACAAAAAGAAGCCTTTAAACAAAATACAAAAAGGCTGCAACGTGCCGAGCAATTGGCTAAATTTGGGTACTGGGAGTTTGATGTCCAAACTGAAGTATTTACAACTTCGTTAGGAGGGAAACTTATCTACGGACTGGAGAAAAATGAAATAACTTTAGAGGAAGTACGCACTTTTAACCTTGAGGCCTATCAAGACTTGTTCGATTCGGCAATGAAAGCCCTGATAAAAGAAGGCCAGGGATTTGATATCCCTTATAAAATCAGGCGAAAAAATGACAATCAAATCCGCTCGATAAGAGCTTTGGCTACCTATTTGCCAGCCCGAAAAATGGCTTTTGGAATTGTGCATGATGTAACCGATACTGAAAAACTGGACATCGTAAAAAGGCAACACCAGGAGTACCTGTCGCTGCTGTTTGAAAATATGAATAACGCATTTGCACAACACCGTGTTGTTACTAATGATAACGGCCAAATAAGCGATGTAATTGTTATGGATGTAAATCCTTCTTACGAAACCTTATTTGGAATTAAAAGAGAAAACATTCAAAATAAATCGATACGAACTTTTTTCCCCGACCTTAGTGATGAGTGGGTTGAAAAGTTCGGACAAGTAGCCTTAACAGGAAAAGCAGAACAGTTTATCGATTATTTTTCGTCGTTGGAAAAGTTTCTTGAAATCTCCATTTATTCGCCCGGACAAGGGTATTTTGTAACCAGCATTAACGATGTTACCAAACGCGTTGAGGCTGAAATTGAATTAAAAGAAACCAAAGAGAAGGCTGTTGAAAGTGATCGTCTAAAAACCCTGTTTCTGGCTAATATGAGTCACGAAATAAGAACCCCGTTAAATGGAATTCTTGGTTTTTCAAACCTGTTAAGCCAGGATGGCTTAAGCAATGAAAACCGCTTGTATTACGGTAAAATTATCGAAAACTCGGGGAAACGCCTGATGACCATAATCGATGATATTATTGATGTGTCAATGATTCAGTCGGACCAGATAAAGATTGATTATACGGAAATAGACGTTAATGAATTATTAAACGAGATTTTTACGGTTTACACCAAAGAGAAAGCAGAAAAACTTACCCGCATAAAATTCAAAATTAAGCCGATTACGAAAGATGAGCCCTGTCTTTTCTATTCTGACAAATCACGCCTTTTTCAGGTGTTAAACAATCTGCTTGACAATGCTTTTAAATTTACCGAGCATGGTAGCATTGAATTTGGGGTTGAAAGTATTGACCAAAAGCAGGTGGTATTTTTTGTAAAAGATACCGGCAGAGGAATAAGAGTAGATAAACAGGATTATATTTTTGACTCTTTCCGCCAGGCCGAAGAAGGGCAAACACGTTCTCATGAAGGATTTGGACTGGGTTTGGCCATAGTAGCGGGTATTGTTGAAAAACTCGACGGCAAAATTTTACTCGACTCCGTACCCGGAAAAGGATCGGTTTTTAAAATTGTACTACCGCATAACCGCTTGCCAAAAAACACTACCAGAGATGAACCAAATCGTGATAATGTATTTGCACATCCGAAAATGCCAAAGAAAGTAGTGTCGTTTGAAGATGAAGAAATAAGCATTGCATTGCTGCGCACTGTTGTTCAGCGGCAAGGCTACGAAGTAATAAATTTTATTAATGCGAGGGAAGGCATTGAATACCTTCGAAAAAATTCGGCCGACCTCGTTCTTATGGATGTAAAGCTTCCGGATGTTAATGGCTACGAAGCCACAAAAATTATCAAAAAGGAATTTCCTGATCTGCCGGTAGTCA